The Endozoicomonas sp. 4G DNA segment GCCGACAAACTGGCCAGCAAACTGAAAAAGGGCAAAGGCTTTGACCTGGAAGACTTCCGTGACCAGCTTCAGCAAATGAAGAAAATGGGCGGTCTGGCCGGTGTTATGGACAAACTTCCCGGAATGCCCGGTATGCCAGCCAACATGCCCGGTCAGATGGACAACAAGATGTTTGTCCAGATGGAAGCCATCATTAATTCCATGACTCCGGCTGAGCGGGCAAACCCGGATATTATGAACGGCTCTCGCAAAAAGCGTATTGCTACAGGTTCCGGCACCCAGATTCAGGACATCAATCGTCTCATCAAGCAGCACAAACAGATGAGTAAAATGATGAAAAAAGTCACCAAAAAAGGCGGCATGAGCAAGCTGATGCGCGGCCTCGGTGGCATGAAAGGTCAGATGCCTGGCGGCATGGGCGGCATGTTACCTCCCGGCGGTGGTAAGAAGTTTCCTTTCTAAGCTCTTCTCAAGAGTGGTATGACCAGCTTACTCGATGCAAGCTGGTCATCATGTACTACATAACACCCATAACAAGCCCACTCCATTTCCCACCATAAGACTTTCCGCAACAAGATAAGTGTCGGACATATTGTCAGCGGGACAGTTATTCCTTAGAATATGCGCCCTTCATGGCTCACTGCATGTGCTCCATGAACCTGAAAGCGGTGAACGCTGCTTTCAGAGACAAGCGTTGCCGGACATCACGATTACAGGAAATTATTCCATGGTAACAATTCGTTTAGCTCGCGGCGGTTCCAAAAAGCGTCCGTTCTACCACCTGACTGTTGCTGACAGCCGTAAGGCTCAAGGTGGCCGTTTCATCGAGCGTGTAGGTTTCTTCAACCCTACTGCCCGTGGTCAGGAAGAGCGTCTGCGTGTGGATCAGGAGCGTGTTGAGTTCTGGCTGGGCCAGGGCGCAACCGTATCCGACCGCGTTAGCAAGCTGCTGAAAGACGCCAAAGCAGCCTGAGGTCAGGTTTGAAAAGGAACAGAACCAGTGAACAAAGCATCAGCAACCGCTCAACCGAAACAGGTTGTACTCGGAAGTATTACTGGTGTGTACGGAGTAAAAGGCTGGGTGAAAGTGTATTCACACACCAACCCCATGACCAATATTCTGAACTACAAACACTGGATTTTGCGCCAGGATGGTCGCCAGCAGACCATTGAAGTCGATCAGGGCCGCCGTCAGGGCAAGGGTCTGGTCGCACACATCGCCGGATGCGATGACCGGGATATCGCCCGCCAGTTCACTGGCGCCGAAATCCTGATTGCTGAAAGTGAACTGCCCCCACTGGCTGATGACGAGATTTACTGGCATCAGCTTGAAGGTCTGGAAGTCAAAACCGCTGACAAAGCGGGCAAGGAGCTTCTGCTGGGCAAAGCCAGCCATCTGATGGAAACAGGTGCCAACGACGTATTGGTCATCAAAGCCTGCAAGGGCAGCATTGACCGACGCGAGCGACTGGTTCCCTGGTTAATGGATCAGGTGATTCTGGAGGTGAATCCGGAAGCAGGATTTATTCGGATTGACTGGGATCCGGAATTTTAATCGTTATGAGTGACACTGACATGGACAGCCCTGAGCTGGCTAACAGCCCTGAGCTTATTGACAGCCCTGAGCTTATTGACAGCCCTGAGCTTATTGACAGCCCTGAGCTTATTGACAGCCCTGAGCTTATTGACAGCCCTGAGCTTATTGACAGCCCTGAGCTTATTGACAGCCCTGAGCCATTAAACAGCCCTGAGCTGGTTAACAGCCATGAACAATCACCCA contains these protein-coding regions:
- the rpsP gene encoding 30S ribosomal protein S16, which codes for MVTIRLARGGSKKRPFYHLTVADSRKAQGGRFIERVGFFNPTARGQEERLRVDQERVEFWLGQGATVSDRVSKLLKDAKAA
- the rimM gene encoding ribosome maturation factor RimM (Essential for efficient processing of 16S rRNA), with translation MNKASATAQPKQVVLGSITGVYGVKGWVKVYSHTNPMTNILNYKHWILRQDGRQQTIEVDQGRRQGKGLVAHIAGCDDRDIARQFTGAEILIAESELPPLADDEIYWHQLEGLEVKTADKAGKELLLGKASHLMETGANDVLVIKACKGSIDRRERLVPWLMDQVILEVNPEAGFIRIDWDPEF